The Providencia sp. PROV188 genome includes a region encoding these proteins:
- the dsbB gene encoding disulfide bond formation protein DsbB — MAFTAFMLECAALYFQHIMKLQPCVMCIYERVALMGIIAAGLIGAIAPKSTVVKVIAIVVWLYAGWRGLDLSWEHTMLQLYPSPFASCDFFVNFPDWLPLQEWVPSVFEATGDCAVRQWAFLGLDMPQWLVGIFAAYILVGIIVAISLFFPSKK, encoded by the coding sequence ATGGCATTCACTGCTTTTATGCTTGAATGTGCCGCTCTGTATTTCCAACATATTATGAAACTGCAACCTTGTGTAATGTGTATCTATGAACGCGTTGCATTGATGGGAATTATTGCGGCCGGTTTAATCGGAGCGATTGCACCGAAAAGCACCGTCGTTAAAGTGATTGCGATTGTGGTTTGGCTGTATGCGGGTTGGCGTGGATTAGACCTTTCATGGGAACATACCATGCTGCAACTATACCCATCTCCGTTTGCATCGTGTGATTTCTTTGTTAATTTCCCAGACTGGTTACCACTTCAAGAATGGGTACCTTCTGTGTTTGAAGCGACAGGTGATTGTGCGGTTAGACAGTGGGCATTCTTAGGGTTAGACATGCCGCAGTGGTTAGTCGGTATTTTTGCAGCTTACATCTTAGTTGGCATCATCGTTGCGATCAGCCTCTTCTTCCCAAGCAAAAAATAG
- a CDS encoding DUF333 domain-containing protein: MKRKGQALLKTVVAMGSATVLSILLSACSSPDNSKMTRAETSGSQYAQQVVNLGPGAQEACTSAGGLPSLNLELNGEKTPVCQFANGRRCAVSAIRSGACI, translated from the coding sequence ATGAAAAGGAAAGGTCAGGCGCTGTTAAAAACAGTCGTGGCAATGGGTTCAGCTACCGTATTATCCATTTTACTTTCAGCGTGCAGTAGCCCTGATAACAGTAAAATGACAAGAGCAGAAACGTCCGGTTCTCAATATGCTCAGCAAGTGGTGAATTTAGGTCCCGGTGCTCAAGAGGCATGTACTTCTGCTGGTGGGCTGCCTTCACTGAATTTAGAACTCAATGGTGAAAAGACCCCAGTTTGCCAATTTGCAAATGGGCGTCGTTGTGCCGTTTCGGCAATCCGTAGCGGGGCGTGTATCTAA
- a CDS encoding DMT family transporter: MKGLSFLLMSIIAEVIATTTLKASDGFSRFWPSLVVIIGYAVSFWGLSQVVKVMPLGIAYAIWSGLGIVLVSVAAIYIYNQKLDLPAIIGMLLIIIGVLVINLFSKSGTH, encoded by the coding sequence ATGAAAGGATTGAGCTTCTTATTAATGTCCATTATTGCGGAAGTGATTGCGACTACAACATTAAAAGCATCAGATGGTTTTAGCCGTTTTTGGCCCTCTTTAGTGGTTATTATTGGTTATGCAGTCTCTTTCTGGGGGCTTTCCCAAGTCGTGAAGGTGATGCCACTGGGGATTGCGTATGCTATTTGGTCAGGATTGGGAATTGTGTTGGTTTCTGTGGCGGCTATCTATATTTATAACCAAAAACTCGATTTACCCGCAATTATTGGTATGCTATTAATTATCATTGGTGTATTAGTCATCAACCTGTTTTCTAAAAGTGGTACCCATTAA